AAAATTAATGTTTGCTTTACTCCCATATAAATTTAAAAGATGTGCATTCGAGGAATCCTAAACTATACAAAGAGACTGCTTCGGAAGATAGCCCACAACCCTTCTATGGTTCTGGAACAGATTTACTAGAGAGGAAAAGTTGTTAAAGAAGAGAGGTTGCTGAGTAAACTGTAAAGAAAATtctgtatttattataattattggaTTTAAAAGGAGATATAATGCGAAATGAgacattgaaataaataaattaatactaaACGATACATTAGATAATTAATGAATGAAAGCTACTAATATTGATTCTCATTAACATTATAGTATGATTATTTTACAACTTCGTCTATACATTCAGACACATAAACAATACATTTTGTTGAcgatacatttttaaaatattctgcTGAGAGTTTGGGCGTTCTTGTTCTTTCGGGATTAGTGAAATCCACTCTGTACAAACCAAATCTCTCTCTGTAACAaagaaattttctaaattcaatatCGTTTGTAACACTGCGATTTCGAATTTAAAACacaagtaaaaaattaattcctttttatcttattgttaatttctatTTGTGAATAAGTATAGTATTCCTATTTAAGGAGTAGTGTCACttcaaatgtaaatatttttatgagataaaaaacttattttcaaattactgCTTTGTTTCGTATTTATTGCTGAAGCACGAtttgtgaatgaattattataatcaCAAGACCGTAATCTcaatattaaagttatttttatcaGCTTCCACATTTACTCATAAAATTTGTTGCAATAGCCattagattttttgatttaagACTATCTCTTGTACCTATTATCTTAGGTATTAAATCTTTTGGaggacgaaatataaaaaacaaatgattaACTCTAAATAAGTCTAATTAGTCGAAAAATGGAAGTGATGAGATTCTGATatattcagaagaaaatatacTTACGAATAACCTCTGTACCATTCATAATTGTCCATTAACGACCAAACAGTATAACCAATAATTTTAACTCCATCGTCCAACGCATCTCGAATCCCACTTAGGTATTGCTAAAAACTCATATTGCTCAGTAAAAGTGTGCAGAAATTTCATACactaatattaaattcattatgCACAAAAATTAAACTTTACCTTAAGATAATTAATTCTCCTCTCGTCTAATGATACCGTTCCATTGTCAGGGTATCCATTTTCAGTAATTATTTGTGGTATATCTCCATATGTAGCTCGGATCCAGTTAAGTTGTTTCCTCATTCCCCAAGGAGTAACTTTCAACCAGTCGGAAACAGTTGCTTCCCAATAATCCGGTTGATATTCAAATGTTTCAGAATCGGCCTCCCAAGATATCTCGGTTTTATCTGTATCATTTATATGGCGTACAAGCATAGCTGTATATTGATTTATACCTAAATAATCAATAGTTCCCTTGATATAACGTATTTCATCTGTGGTAAATGCCGGCAAACGTGATTTGTTATACCCTTGTAATATACTCCTTCGACCAATAAATTCTTTCATCACAGCAGGATAATCTCCGTTAATTATAGGGTTTGCATACCATccaaactgaaataaaaatatgcgTGAAGAAGCAATAGATTCTAATACTGGAAACTATAAACAAAGAACTTCACTAATTGGTAGATGCCAATGAATACAAACATTAGGAAGCAGAATGTAAAAACAGAAGATGGAAACTTACCGTAAACTGCATTTTTCTTTCAGCTGCTAATATATCTACTTCGCTATTAGTTTCAGGTTCCATCCACATTGAGTCAATTGTAATACCAACTTGACCCTGTTGCTTATTTCTAAATTCTTTATTGTACATGTGCCATACTTTCGCATGTGCTTTTATAACATTGTGTGCACACAAATATTCTCCAAAACCGTGTGACATAATACCTGGAGCTTTAATACCCGCCCCGTATCCTTCTTGACAAATTTGTTTAGGTTCATTGAATGTCAACCAATATTTGACGTCACCACCAAACGTTTCGAATAAAACTCTTGAGTAATCTACGTATCTATCGATTATCAT
The window above is part of the Diorhabda sublineata isolate icDioSubl1.1 chromosome 3, icDioSubl1.1, whole genome shotgun sequence genome. Proteins encoded here:
- the LOC130440981 gene encoding myrosinase 1-like, with the protein product MNFQETCMLILLIASNFVSLQSLNTKQFPANFMFGAATAAHQIEGGWKEDGKGENIWDRIAHSTNAIHNHENADIACDSYHKYKDDVAMLKYLSVDHYRFSIAWSRILPTGFSNHVNEAGVNYYKKLIKALQSNGIKPMVTIFHWDTPQTFENIGGWTNEMIIDRYVDYSRVLFETFGGDVKYWLTFNEPKQICQEGYGAGIKAPGIMSHGFGEYLCAHNVIKAHAKVWHMYNKEFRNKQQGQVGITIDSMWMEPETNSEVDILAAERKMQFTFGWYANPIINGDYPAVMKEFIGRRSILQGYNKSRLPAFTTDEIRYIKGTIDYLGINQYTAMLVRHINDTDKTEISWEADSETFEYQPDYWEATVSDWLKVTPWGMRKQLNWIRATYGDIPQIITENGYPDNGTVSLDERRINYLKQYLSGIRDALDDGVKIIGYTVWSLMDNYEWYRGYSERFGLYRVDFTNPERTRTPKLSAEYFKNVSSTKCIVYVSECIDEVVK